In Glycine max cultivar Williams 82 chromosome 7, Glycine_max_v4.0, whole genome shotgun sequence, a single window of DNA contains:
- the LOC100305583 gene encoding 60S ribosomal protein L31-like, whose amino-acid sequence MVEKAKGRKEEVVTREYTINLHKRLHGCTFKKKAPKAIKEIRKFAQKAMGTNDVRVDVKLNKFVWSQGIRSVPRRIRVRIARKRNDDEDAKEELYSLVTVVEIPKDELKGLGTKVIDDED is encoded by the exons ATGGTGGAGAAGGCGAAGGGTAGGAAGGAGGAGGTGGTTACCAGAGAGTACACCATTAACCTCCACAAGCGCCTCCATGGCTG CACATTTAAGAAGAAAGCTCCTAAAGCTATTAAGGAGATAAGGAAATTTGCCCAAAAGGCCATGGGGACCAATGATGTGAGGGTGGATGTGAAGTTGAACAAGTTTGTCTGGAGCCAGGGAATCAGGAGTGTTCCAAGGAGGATTAGGGTAAGAATTGCTCGCAAGAGGAATGACGATGAAGATGCCAAGGAAGAGCTATACTCTCTTGTCACCGTTGTTGAGATTCCTAAGGATGAGCTCAAAGGGTTAGGCACCAAGGTTATTGATGATGAGGATTGA